The window GAAATGTATTATACGTATATGTATAGTTCTGCAGTATTTTGTTGATTGTCATTTGCGCTGTTACATTGACTGTGATCAGATATGGATTGTATATGAAGATAATATGCTTTTGCATTACTGATATTGTCGAATGACATTAGAAATTCCATTTTTCCTTGTTCGGATGTGTATTTGCCTTGGCTGAAATTAAAACCAGCAGTTATTGGTGGCATACTGACAGAAATAAAGCGTATCCAATGCAATAGACATTTTAGACCACAGAGATCACAGAAAAATCCAATTCAGGTATCTTAAATCACTTTTAAACCTAAAACAAAGTCCCTTTATGGCCATTTCAGGGTGTGAAATGGGGTATGTGCTATGTTACCCTATGTTATGTTAGCGTAGCTTAGCCTTACCTCGGTACATGTTGCTGGGAGTTGGAGATTTCTCGCTGTTTGGTCCAGTCGCAACTCTCCGGATATGATTGGAAGATGTCCGTTTTGAGGGCAGGGTTTTGTGAAGGTCGAAAAGCACggtgaaaaagcagaaagaagctGTTAACTTGTGTGTGGTGCAGCAATACTGCCATCTTCTGTCGAAGTCGGGTCCATCTGGAGCTTGTAATGACGCAATATGACGCACAAGAGCCTGGAACAAGGCTAGCCCATTTTGTAGGGGTGCTAATGCTAAAATATTTCACGAATCCCTAAAATTTTTGgcaacacagaaaaatatatattgaaatTTTTATTAATAGTATTATTGTGACATATTTCAGTATTAGTAGCAGTACAGATCAACTGTAAATATGACTGGTCTGAAGCAATTATCCCCCCACCCCTCGGCCTTTGTCAAGTGGTTCACTCTCCATTCTCTTTCATCTCCGGTTGGGATGGAAACGGAGAACCGGTTCTCCAAAAGAACCGGTTCACCGGTTCTTTTGGAGAACCGGTTCACCGGTTCTTTTGGAGAACCGGTTCTtcatgtctcgattccaaggaatggTTTGGCTGTCTCCTTACGCACATGGACTCACAGCAGCCACGGGGCAGCTGCGGTCCGCTCTGGCGCTGCTACagagccgcggaccggaaactttAAGcaaggatggatggaaagaaTTGTGATCATAATTTCCTCTGCAGGACActtcatttcatcacatttgaaAATAATCCTGTGTCAGACCAAATCTCTAGGGTTACTAAAATCAACTCAGCAAAACTTTCCTTCTACCCCATTAAGCATGTAAATTGAAAGCACATGTAGTTTTAACACTTGTGTTGCATTTTCTTTGCAAACCTTAGAtttctgttttgcattgtgaattttGGTCATCGCTATTGTCATAGTAACTCGAAAAAGTGTGTCAATGTTCCACTTGATTTTTCCCTTTACGGTTTGTCCAAACCCACAGATTGTCAGTTTAGCTTAAATGTCATGGTGAATGAAACCTTGAActgagtgtgagcgtgtgcatgtgtgtgtgcacccacTGTGGCAACAGTTTGCATCCCTGTGGCAGTTGGTTACGTAATAGCCTCTGAACTTCTCCAAACTGTAAGTGCTCCAAACCAAAGAAGTGCCTGTTTGTAAATAGTTGCAGCTATCGTCCTCCCAGGGTGCTcaccactgctgcagctgcacatcatctcacacacacacacaaacacactttcaaaaGTGGAATATCTTTGCATTTCTTCTGAAAGATACTGAGAAAGAAATTCTCCTCTTTTTTCAGTTGCTGGGTGATTACGACAAAGTGAAAACGGTCTCGTCGGGGTCCGactgtgtgtgtcgctgtgttgTCAGGCCAATCAAGCGATCCGACTGCAGCCGTATCCATGACGGCGACCCGATGTCTCCGTCCCAGGATTTTTACACAGTAGAAACCATTACCAAGGGAACAGACTGcaagaagtgtgtgtgcatggcgCCGCCCACAGCTGTCAACCCCTGTGAGGGGGAGTACAGATTTAAGAAACTACAGGAGGCCAGCAAGGATGACATCAAGGTAGAACCACACTCACACTCTGTTTTCCTATTGGAAACAAAAAGACTTTTCAGtgaactgttttttgtttttttctgtctgcctTTCATTTACTTTTGTCTGTTTAGCTGGCAACGATCATGGACTTGCTAGAAGGTTCTATGTATGGAATGGACTTGTTGAAGCTCCAGTCTGTCACTACCAAGCTGCTCAGCAGAATGGAAAACATGGAGAAGGTCAGCACACACATTATTTATTGCCTCTAGTTTAAACCACAATGATGATATTCAGGATCAACTGTGTGTTCATTCTGTACACATCAGGCTTTCACTCGAAATCTCactgaaagagtgagagagaaagagcgagcAAAGGACAAAGTCAAAGACAAGGACAAGGACAAAAAGGCccagcagaaaaagaagaagactaATGATCTGGAGTGTGCCGGAGGTAAAAATGGAGCAGGTGTCTACACCCACAAGCAGGTACGTTCTCAAAAATGAGTCAGATGTCTCTGACTTTTTGTATTGTTGTCTCAATTAaaaggcttttgtttttctttatgaacAAAACTTCTGTTGCAGAAGACAAATGAAATTCAGttgaagaaaaaccaacagcaagATGGTGTGGAGCAACAAGCTCAGCCGAGTAAGAATACGACTGCAGCTCAAAGCCCGATCAAAGAAAATCCAGAGCCGAGACAGCCAATCAAAGACAAGAACATGGTCATCAGGGAGGTGACCTTTTacaaagcagaggaagaaaaattcaaggaggatgaagaggataaGGACAGTAAGTCTCATTCTTGTGACAAGAATGAAGGTTTTTCGCTTACACGGTGCCACCGTTTGAGGAACAGCTCGCTGTAATTAgcatatatattgaaaaaatatctcttctctgtttttcttggtCTGACAGCCACTGGAACTGCGAAGGCTTCTGTGGACTTGCTCATCTCGGACcaggttcccccgacccagcctCTCCTCACTGAGAGACCAGGACCTGTTACTGGAGAACCAGACCGAGTATCTACAACCACCGCTAAACCAGAAGCTTCCACAGCGACCAGCCAGCAACACACAGAGGGAACGacaccccctccctccaccgTCAAACCGACTGAATTACCCACCACGACAACTCCAATACCAACTACAACCAGACGCACAACTACAACCCAGATAACTACAACTACCACGAAtccccctccacccaccacacCTGCCAGCCAACGGACCACTTCCTTATCGGGCACCAGCGTCGGTTCTCCCACTGAACCTGTTCCCACAGCGGCGCCTCAGCCGAAGCCCAGAAGTCGCCTCAGCTGGACCGAGAGTCCCGCCGATCAACCAAAGACCACGAAAAAACCAGGTGAAGTCGCACTCTTGAGCCAAAAACTTGGCGACCACTGCTGGAGAAGTTGAGGGAGGAGAGTAGCAGTGATGCGCCCGATGCCGGAGCACCTCTTCCCGGAGGCCATCAGGCTGAGCAGTGCAGGCGGGAGGggtccctgcagaccctcaATAATCTGGTCATGCAGCGTTTTCCAGCCAGCTCTTGGTCATGAGGGAGGAGAAGTACCGATGACTTTCTCTtctgtcctctctgctctctggagaGCCTTCCAGTCTGAAGCTTTACAGCCTGCAGACCCGACAGATCCACAGCTGCTCGGCACGTTCTTTATGGTTCCTCTGTAGATGTCTATAAATGAACCTCCTCTGTTTTCAgcattcattttcactttggaatttatttcattcaaaacCACAGTGATCAAATTTGCTTTGGTTTGAATTCAGCAAATTTGCTAAAAGGTCTGAAAAACTCCTTG of the Salarias fasciatus chromosome 18, fSalaFa1.1, whole genome shotgun sequence genome contains:
- the LOC115406007 gene encoding olfactomedin-like protein 2B, which gives rise to MHCGIFAESGPSSLLRPRGAMLRRVLTLLLLCCALRSLDALEANGSADSLSDSRMLPEEQEKLDASSPARDASTAAQDADGQRGEAQLAAGRDAPGAAAAQETTAAPLEDEQDNQENIISQLLGDYDKVKTVSSGSDCVCRCVVRPIKRSDCSRIHDGDPMSPSQDFYTVETITKGTDCKKCVCMAPPTAVNPCEGEYRFKKLQEASKDDIKLATIMDLLEGSMYGMDLLKLQSVTTKLLSRMENMEKAFTRNLTERVREKERAKDKVKDKDKDKKAQQKKKKTNDLECAGGKNGAGVYTHKQKTNEIQLKKNQQQDGVEQQAQPSKNTTAAQSPIKENPEPRQPIKDKNMVIREVTFYKAEEEKFKEDEEDKDTTGTAKASVDLLISDQVPPTQPLLTERPGPVTGEPDRVSTTTAKPEASTATSQQHTEGTTPPPSTVKPTELPTTTTPIPTTTRRTTTTQITTTTTNPPPPTTPASQRTTSLSGTSVGSPTEPVPTAAPQPKPRSRLSWTESPADQPKTTKKPGLCKDTVASISEPVQQNSYGLSDGAWMRDARGHGSVIYLTSGHYGNILQEFRDLDTLKSGQPSNSYKLPYSFTGTGHVVFNGALFYNRAFSRDVIRYDLRHRFVAAWTTLHDALLEEQAHRTQTEVEFAVDESGLWLLYPALDSEGFHQEVILLVHLNHRDLQTIRSFRTGLRRGRYGNSFLVCGVLYAVDSVERRDANVTYAFDTHTFTHTVPSLAFTNVHGHTAQLSYCPLDKKLYAWDDGHQMTYDVIFAYS